Proteins from a genomic interval of Quercus robur chromosome 9, dhQueRobu3.1, whole genome shotgun sequence:
- the LOC126700494 gene encoding uncharacterized protein LOC126700494 isoform X2, protein MDYDYRNRSGSTYDSPMYRTSSTSSAPSNHPMYGGGGGGGGGGGSSLYPRVGQPGPNMNPPPTRTSSHHQHHHSSPSSGLGIRVAIKPQYRITPPPQLSTQIGDIPRSNFQFDFEFERKILAEAEKDSQNWSRFGLENLPSRNTESTSSMRPVGDPVVNKYITMGLNREAVPLAVANYGDNPTKVQEFVKGYRLLREMGFSSSNVAEALVMFDNDTDKAITHFLNSST, encoded by the exons ATGGACTACGATTACAGGAACAGGTCCGGCTCAACATACGACTCACCGATGTACCGTACATCCTCCACATCATCGGCACCATCCAACCATCCAATGTACGGAggcggaggaggaggaggaggaggaggaggctcATCCTTATATCCCCGGGTGGGTCAACCCGGTCCCAACATGAACCCTCCGCCAACCCGCACCTCTTCCCACCACCAGCACCACCACTCCTCCCCTTCTT CTGGATTGGGCATTAGGGTTGCCATCAAACCCCAATATCGGATCACTCCTCCG CCTCAATTGTCAACACAAATAGGAGATATTCCCCGGAGCAATTTCCAGTTTGACTttgaatttgagagaaaaatttTAGCTGAAGCAGAGAAGGACAGCCAGAATTGGAGCAGGTTTGGGCTGGAAAACCTTCCATCTAGAAATACGGAGTCTACATCTTCAATG CGCCCTGTTGGAGATCCTGTGGTGAACAAATATATTACTATGGGGCTCAACCGAGAAGCCGTTCCTCTTGCAGTTGCAAATTATGGAGACAATCCAACCAAG GTTCAGGAATTTGTCAAAGGCTACAGGCTCCTCCGAGAAATGGGATTTTCGTCGAGCAATGTTGCAGAAGCCTTAGTCATGTTTGACAACGATACAGACAAGGCAATAACTCATTTCCTTAACAGTTCAACGTAA
- the LOC126700493 gene encoding uncharacterized protein LOC126700493 produces the protein MVREKDICWEYAEKLEGNKVRCKFCQRVLNGGISRLKHHLSRLPSKGVNPCTKVRDDVTDRVRAIIAQKEEIKESSCVTKPKLVEAKPPGNISMVKASMPLESVVSPIQKVFPTVSPMAPPSLNNQENAEKNIALFFFENKLDFSVARSSSYQLMIDAVAKCGPGFTGPSAEILKTIWLERIKSEVSLQLKDVEKEWTTTGCTIIADTWTDNKSRALINFLVSSPSRTFFHKSVDASSYFKNTKCLADLFDSVIQDFGPENVVQIIMDSSFNYTGIANHIMQNYRTIFVSPCASQCLNLILEEISKVDWVNRCILQAQTITKFIYNSALMLDLMKQYTGAQELIKTGITKSISNFLSLQSLLKQRSRLKVMFNSPEYSTNSSYTNKPQSINCIAIVEDNDFWRAVEESVAISEPFLKVLREVSAGKPAVGSIYELMTRAKESIRTYYIMDENKCKIFLDIVDRKWREQLHSPLHAAAAFLNPSIQYNPEMKFIPAMKEDLYKVLEILLPMPDMRRDITNQICTFTKVRGMFACNLAKEARDTVPPGLWWEQYGDSAPVLQRVAIRILSQVCSSFTFERHWNTFQQIHSEKRNKIDKETLNDLVYINYNLKLARQMRTKSLEADPIQFDDIDMTSEWVEESDNPSPTQWLDRFGSALEGSDLNTRQFNAAIFGASDHIFNL, from the exons A TGGTTCGAGAAAAAGATATTTGCTGGGAATATGCTGAGAAATTGGAAGGAAATAAGGTGAGATGCAAATTTTGCCAGAGAGTTTTGAATGGTGGAATCAGTAGATTGAAGCATCATCTATCTCGACTTCCAAGTAAAGGTGTAAATCCATGTACCAAAGTGAGAGATGATGTTACTGACAGGGTGAGAGCTATAATAGCACAAAAGGAGGAGATTAAAGAAAGTTCTTGTGTTACAAAGCCAAAGCTAGTAGAAGCCAAACCTCCTGGCAATATATCCATGGTTAAAGCTTCTATGCCTTTGGAGTCAGTCGTATCTCCAATTCAGAAAGTCTTCCCTACTGTATCACCAATGGCTCCTCCATCCTTGAACAACCAAGAAAATGCAGAGAAAAATattgctcttttcttttttgagaataagCTGGACTTCAGTGTTGCTCGATCTTCATCCTATCAGCTTATGATTGATGCAGTAGCAAAGTGTGGTCCTGGATTTACAGGTCCATCAGCAGAGATACTGAAGACTATATGGTTGGAAAGGATAAAGTCAGAGGTGAGCCTTCAATTGAAAGATGTAGAAAAAGAATGGACAACCACAGGTTGTACCATTATTGCAGACACGTGGACTGACAATAAATCAAGAGCTCTGATTAACTTTTTAGTTTCGTCTCCTTCCAGGACCTTTTTCCACAAATCTGTAGATGCATCTTCATATTTCAAGAACACAAAATGCCTTGCTGATTTATTTGATTCTGTTATTCAAGATTTTGGCCCAGAAAATGTTGTGCAAATTATCATGGATAGTAGTTTCAATTATACTGGTATTGCAAACCATATCATGCAGAACTACAGAACCATTTTTGTGTCTCCCTGTGCCTCTCAATGTTTGAATCTTATCTTGGAGGAAATTTCAAAGGTAGATTGGGTAAACAGATGTATCTTACAAGCACAAACCATAAcaaagtttatatataatagTGCTTTGATGCTTGATTTGATGAAACAGTATACTGGGGCACAGGAACTTATTAAGACTGGTATCACAAAGTCCATATCCAACTTCCTCTCACTGCAGTCTTTGTTGAAGCAAAGGTCTAGACTGAAGGTTATGTTCAATAGCCCTGAGTATTCTACGAACTCCTCATACACAAATAAACCGCAGAGCATAAATTGTATTGCCATTGTTGAGGATAATGATTTCTGGAGGGCAGTTGAAGAAAGTGTGGCCATCTCTGAGCCTTTTCTAAAAGTGTTGAGGGAAGTATCTGCAGGGAAACCAGCTGTGGGTTCTATTTATGAGCTAATGACCAGGGCCAAGGAATCGATAAGGACATACTATATAATGGATGAGAATAAGTGCAAGATATTCTTAGATATAGTAGATAGAAAGTGGCGGGAACAACTCCATTCACCCTTACATGCAGCAGCAGCATTTTTGAACCCTAGTATCCAGTATAATCCAGAAATGAAATTTATTCCAGCTATGAAAGAAGATCTTTACAAAGTTCTGGAGATTCTACTTCCTATGCCTGATATGAGACGTGACATCACGAATCAAATATGCACCTTTACTAAGGTGAGAGGGATGTTTGCTTGTAACTTagcaaaggaagctagagacaCCGTTCCACCTG GGCTTTGGTGGGAACAATATGGCGATTCTGCACCTGTTTTGCAACGAGTTGCCATTAGAATACTAAGTCAAGTTTGTAGCAGTTTCACTTTTGAGAGGCATTGGAACACATTTCAGCAAATCCACTCTGAGAAGCGGAATAAGATCGATAAAGAAACACTGAATGACCTTGTATATATAAATTACAATCTGAAGTTGGCAAGACAGATGAGAACAAAGTCTTTAGAAGCTGATCCTATTCAATTTGATGACATTGATATGACCTCAGAGTGGGTAGAGGAGAGTGACAACCCAAGCCCAACTCAGTGGCTTGACAGGTTTGGTAGTGCTTTGGAGGGGAGTGACTTGAATACTAGACAGTTTAATGCTGCCATATTTGGTGCAAGTGACCAcatatttaatttgtaa
- the LOC126699376 gene encoding hydroxyproline O-galactosyltransferase HPGT1, which yields MHGKGSNTRLSTMASRSRIPTLLLFMFSTFATIYVAGRLWQDSQNRVYLIKELDRVTGLGKTAISVDDTLKIIACREQHKKLSALEMELAAARQEGFASSRSTEANEITSKKRPLVVIGIFTRFGRRNNRDAIRKAWMGTGAALKKMENNKGIVARFVIGRSANHGDSSDKSVDIESRQNNDFIILDNHVEADEELPKKTKLFFAHAADKWDAEFYAKVNDDVYVNIDALGTTLATHLDKPRVYIGCMKSGEVFSEPNHKWYEPDWWKFGDKKSYFRHASGELYVISQALAKFISINRSILRTYAHDDVSAGSWFIGLDVKHVDESKFCCSSWSSGAICAGV from the exons ATGCATGGTAAAGGATCCAATACCCGCCTTTCAACTATGGCTTCTCGGTCTCGAATCCCAACTCTCTTGCTCTTCATGTTCTCCACCTTCGCTACCATCTATGTTGCTGGCCG GCTATGGCAGGACTCGCAGAACCGGGTTTATTTGATCAAAGAGCTTGATAGGGTAACTGGGTTG gGGAAAACTGCCATATCAGTGGATGATACATTGAAAATCATAGCCTGCAG GGAACAACATAAGAAGTTATCAGCCCTCGAGATGGAGCTGGCAGCAGCTAGACAGGAGGGTTTTGCTTCATCGCGATCAACAGAGGCTAATGAGATTACTTCTAAGAAAAGGCCTCTAGTAGTTATAGGAATATTCACAAGGTTTGGCCGCAGAAACAATAGAGATGCAATCCGAAAGGCATGGATGGGAactg GTGCAGCTTtgaaaaaaatggagaacaacaAGGGAATAGTTGCACGATTTGTCATTGGAAGaag TGCAAATCATGGGGATAGTTCAGACAAGAGTGTTGACATTGAAAGCAGACAGAATAATGACTTCATTATTCTT GATAACCATGTGGAGGCAGATGAGGAGCTTCCAAAGAAGACTAAACTATTCTTTGCTCATGCTGCAGATAAATGGGATGCTGAGTTTTACGCTAAAGTCAACGATGACGTTTATGTAAATATTG ATGCCCTGGGCACTACACTTGCCACTCATTTGGACAAACCTCGTGTATATATTGGATGCATGAAATCAGGAGAAGTTTTTTCAGAACC GAACCATAAATGGTATGAACCAGATTGGTGGAAATTTGGCGATAAAAAATC ATACTTTCGCCATGCTTCAGGTGAGCTATATGTCATATCACAGGCTTTGGCaaaatttatatcaataaatag ATCTATTCTCCGTACCTATGCCCATGATGATGTCAGTGCTGGATCCTGGTTTATTGGGCTCGATGTCAAACATGTTGATGAATCAAAGTTTTGCTGCTCATCTTGGTCAtctg gAGCTATATGTGCAGGTGTTTGA
- the LOC126700494 gene encoding uncharacterized protein LOC126700494 isoform X1 — translation MDYDYRNRSGSTYDSPMYRTSSTSSAPSNHPMYGGGGGGGGGGGSSLYPRVGQPGPNMNPPPTRTSSHHQHHHSSPSSGLGIRVAIKPQYRITPPPQLSTQIGDIPRSNFQFDFEFERKILAEAEKDSQNWSRFGLENLPSRNTESTSSMQRPVGDPVVNKYITMGLNREAVPLAVANYGDNPTKVQEFVKGYRLLREMGFSSSNVAEALVMFDNDTDKAITHFLNSST, via the exons ATGGACTACGATTACAGGAACAGGTCCGGCTCAACATACGACTCACCGATGTACCGTACATCCTCCACATCATCGGCACCATCCAACCATCCAATGTACGGAggcggaggaggaggaggaggaggaggaggctcATCCTTATATCCCCGGGTGGGTCAACCCGGTCCCAACATGAACCCTCCGCCAACCCGCACCTCTTCCCACCACCAGCACCACCACTCCTCCCCTTCTT CTGGATTGGGCATTAGGGTTGCCATCAAACCCCAATATCGGATCACTCCTCCG CCTCAATTGTCAACACAAATAGGAGATATTCCCCGGAGCAATTTCCAGTTTGACTttgaatttgagagaaaaatttTAGCTGAAGCAGAGAAGGACAGCCAGAATTGGAGCAGGTTTGGGCTGGAAAACCTTCCATCTAGAAATACGGAGTCTACATCTTCAATG CAGCGCCCTGTTGGAGATCCTGTGGTGAACAAATATATTACTATGGGGCTCAACCGAGAAGCCGTTCCTCTTGCAGTTGCAAATTATGGAGACAATCCAACCAAG GTTCAGGAATTTGTCAAAGGCTACAGGCTCCTCCGAGAAATGGGATTTTCGTCGAGCAATGTTGCAGAAGCCTTAGTCATGTTTGACAACGATACAGACAAGGCAATAACTCATTTCCTTAACAGTTCAACGTAA